One segment of Candidatus Fermentibacter sp. DNA contains the following:
- the gdhA gene encoding NADP-specific glutamate dehydrogenase encodes MLPELERVYQSVLKRDPNQPEFHQAVMEVLESLGPVIEKHPEFRKAKVVDRLVEPERVIMFRVAWERDNGDVEVNRGFRIQANSAIGPYKGGLRFHPSVNLGILKFLAFEQIFKNSLTGIPMGGGKGGSDFDPKGKTDAEVERFCRAFMTELFRYIGPNTDVPAGDIGVGGREIGFLFGTWKKITGTWNGVLTGKGLPYGGSLVRPEATGYGTVYFAAEMLKTRNMTMEGKTCLVSGSGNVAQYAVQKINQLGGKVVTLSDSTGYVYDEAGITADKMKYVMDLKNVRRGRMSEYAEEFPGVVYKEVDPALDHNPLWAHKADCAFPCATQNEINARDAANLVNNGITVVSEGANMPTVPEGVELFLQKKILYGPGKAANAGGVSTSGLEMAQNACFSSWSREEVDRKLQSIMAGIHAQAYAASETYGEKGNYVLGANAAGFMKVANAMLAQGVL; translated from the coding sequence ATGCTTCCAGAGCTGGAGAGGGTTTACCAGTCCGTTCTGAAGCGCGATCCCAACCAGCCGGAGTTCCATCAGGCCGTGATGGAGGTGCTGGAATCCCTGGGACCCGTCATCGAGAAGCATCCCGAGTTCCGCAAGGCCAAGGTGGTCGACAGACTCGTCGAACCCGAGCGCGTGATCATGTTCCGCGTCGCATGGGAGCGTGACAACGGCGATGTGGAAGTCAACCGCGGCTTCCGCATCCAGGCCAACAGCGCCATAGGCCCCTACAAGGGCGGCCTCCGGTTCCATCCCTCGGTCAACCTGGGCATCCTCAAGTTCCTCGCCTTCGAGCAGATCTTCAAGAACTCGCTCACCGGCATACCCATGGGCGGGGGCAAGGGCGGTTCGGACTTCGACCCGAAGGGCAAGACCGATGCCGAGGTCGAGCGCTTCTGCCGCGCCTTCATGACCGAGCTGTTCCGCTACATCGGCCCCAACACGGACGTGCCGGCCGGCGACATCGGCGTCGGCGGGCGCGAGATCGGCTTCCTGTTCGGGACCTGGAAGAAGATCACCGGCACCTGGAACGGCGTGCTCACCGGCAAGGGACTGCCCTACGGCGGCAGCCTGGTGAGACCGGAAGCCACCGGATACGGCACCGTCTACTTCGCGGCGGAGATGCTCAAGACCCGCAACATGACCATGGAGGGCAAGACCTGCCTCGTGTCGGGCTCTGGCAACGTCGCCCAGTACGCAGTCCAGAAGATCAATCAGCTCGGAGGGAAGGTGGTCACCCTCTCCGACTCCACGGGCTACGTCTACGACGAGGCGGGGATCACGGCCGACAAGATGAAGTACGTCATGGACCTCAAGAACGTCAGGCGCGGCCGCATGAGCGAGTACGCCGAGGAGTTCCCCGGAGTGGTCTACAAGGAAGTCGATCCGGCGCTCGACCATAACCCGCTCTGGGCTCACAAGGCGGACTGCGCCTTCCCGTGCGCGACCCAGAACGAGATCAATGCCAGGGATGCGGCCAACCTCGTGAACAACGGGATCACAGTCGTATCGGAAGGCGCGAACATGCCGACGGTCCCGGAGGGCGTCGAGCTGTTCCTGCAGAAGAAGATCCTGTACGGCCCCGGCAAGGCCGCCAACGCGGGCGGAGTCTCCACCAGCGGGCTCGAGATGGCTCAGAACGCCTGCTTCTCGAGCTGGTCGCGCGAGGAGGTCGACAGGAAACTGCAGAGCATCATGGCGGGCATCCACGCCCAGGCCTACGCCGCATCCGAGACCTACGGCGAAAAGGGCAACTACGTGCTCGGCGCCAACGCCGCCGGATTCATGAAGGTCGCGAACGCCATGCTGGCGCAGGGCGTTCTCTAG
- a CDS encoding PEP/pyruvate-binding domain-containing protein — MSEPGRQGAFDRITLDTPAALGYESLSRFAISRILFVSSLYDYFILEEDGRLGDLLARSNGSAPRLMQISGGENALAELTSGRYDLVVTLMRLGDMDPFTFGRRVHGIAPGMPVMVLAYNTPELPRLVAMSDPGAVDAIFVWLGDGNLLQGMIRMAEDCRNAPADCGELGVPALMVVEDSVFFYSRYLHEIHVMISTLQEEILSSKALSPAQLAVRGRARPKVLLATSREQAEEYLEKYGEVMLGVITDQSFPCSGEDDREAGLRLIERIRRDHPHMPVLLQTSEDTDGASACALGASFVHKSSPTLMKTIRKELTDRFGFGPLSLEDPETGRIDRIETLDSFFLALDRSPAPAVAAACEKGAVRRWLMVHAELDLARRLHSVARRDGEDDAGLRGRISDEARKWRKESHRGSIPPYSRSFYEDYAQFSRIGSGSIGGKGRGLAFIDRVLTGSLSPDAFPGVSVSIPRTLVLTTEVFDEFMEQNDLLEPVLSETRDLSIAGRFQRADLPPTVLGDLRDFLGEVRAPLAVRSSSLLEDALYQPFAGIYATKMLPNGNPSFDERFRAFTSAIKLVYSSTYLRQARAYIQSTNHRPEEEKMAVLIQPVVGRIHGERYYPHFSGVGRSYDYYPAGGAKPEDGVVNAAVGLGKTIVDGGVSLRFSPKHPGILPQFTGVRDMLSLSQRTLWALDMSSGAGAGMDEEEDQYLLRLGLEDAERDGILDWLASTYSPEDDRVYDGIARSGARVVDFAHVLKNRVFPLAEISDSVLEIGRRAMNCPVEIEFAGVLSGRTALPAEFSLLQIRPMVAGDELVTVDLDGVDTGGALCSSGRVLGNGTRSDIADIVFVKPDSFQAANTKMIAREIDSFNTVLAREGRPYLLAGPGRWGSSDPWLGVPVNWSQISGVKAIIEVTLPGMNVDPSQGSHFFQNMTSLRIGYFTVSHSDSTELMDWQWLLSLPAAGETASVRHVRLENPLTVMIDGRSGRGLVLKPR, encoded by the coding sequence TTGAGCGAGCCGGGCAGGCAGGGAGCCTTCGACAGGATCACCCTCGACACGCCCGCCGCCCTCGGCTACGAGAGTCTCTCCCGCTTCGCCATCTCGAGGATCCTCTTCGTTTCGAGCCTCTACGACTATTTCATCCTCGAAGAGGACGGCCGGCTGGGCGATCTCCTGGCCCGTTCCAACGGCTCCGCCCCGAGGCTGATGCAGATCAGCGGCGGGGAGAACGCGCTCGCCGAACTGACATCCGGCCGATACGACCTCGTCGTCACCCTGATGCGCCTGGGCGACATGGACCCGTTCACGTTCGGCCGCCGCGTCCACGGGATCGCGCCCGGGATGCCCGTCATGGTCCTCGCATACAACACTCCGGAGCTGCCACGCCTGGTGGCCATGTCCGACCCCGGAGCCGTGGATGCGATCTTCGTCTGGCTGGGCGACGGCAACCTGCTCCAGGGAATGATCCGTATGGCCGAGGATTGCCGCAACGCCCCTGCAGACTGCGGTGAGCTGGGCGTCCCGGCGCTCATGGTGGTCGAGGATTCGGTCTTCTTCTACTCCCGCTACCTGCACGAGATCCACGTGATGATCTCCACCCTCCAGGAAGAGATCCTCTCGTCGAAGGCCCTCTCTCCGGCGCAGCTCGCCGTGCGCGGGAGGGCCAGGCCGAAGGTGCTCCTCGCCACCAGCCGCGAACAGGCGGAGGAGTACCTGGAGAAGTACGGCGAGGTGATGCTGGGCGTGATCACGGACCAGTCCTTCCCGTGCAGCGGGGAGGACGACCGGGAGGCCGGGCTGAGGCTGATCGAGCGGATACGGAGGGACCACCCCCACATGCCCGTCCTCCTCCAGACCTCCGAGGACACCGACGGAGCCAGCGCATGTGCGCTCGGTGCCTCGTTCGTCCACAAGTCCTCCCCGACGCTGATGAAGACCATCCGCAAGGAGCTGACGGACAGGTTCGGATTCGGCCCGCTCTCTCTGGAGGATCCCGAAACGGGCCGGATAGACAGGATAGAGACGCTCGACTCGTTCTTCCTGGCGCTCGACCGCTCACCCGCCCCTGCGGTGGCCGCGGCCTGCGAGAAGGGTGCCGTGCGCCGCTGGCTGATGGTCCACGCAGAGCTGGACCTGGCCCGGAGGCTGCATTCGGTCGCGCGGAGGGACGGCGAGGACGATGCCGGCCTGAGGGGCCGCATCTCGGATGAAGCCCGGAAATGGCGGAAGGAGAGCCACAGGGGCAGCATACCGCCCTACAGCAGGTCCTTCTACGAGGATTACGCCCAGTTCAGCAGGATCGGTTCCGGGTCCATCGGCGGAAAAGGTCGCGGGCTGGCCTTCATCGACCGGGTGCTCACAGGCAGCCTAAGCCCGGACGCCTTCCCCGGCGTCTCGGTGTCGATCCCCAGGACGCTGGTGCTGACCACGGAGGTGTTCGACGAGTTCATGGAGCAGAACGACCTGCTGGAGCCCGTCCTGTCCGAGACGAGGGACCTCTCGATCGCAGGCAGGTTCCAGAGGGCCGATCTGCCGCCGACGGTCCTCGGCGACCTCAGGGACTTCCTCGGCGAGGTGCGCGCGCCCCTGGCGGTCAGGTCCTCCAGCCTCCTCGAGGATGCATTGTACCAGCCCTTCGCCGGGATCTACGCCACGAAGATGCTGCCCAACGGCAACCCGTCCTTCGACGAGAGGTTCAGGGCCTTCACATCGGCCATCAAGCTGGTCTACTCCTCGACCTACCTGCGTCAGGCGAGGGCCTACATCCAGTCGACGAACCACAGGCCCGAGGAGGAGAAGATGGCCGTCCTCATACAGCCCGTCGTCGGCCGGATTCACGGAGAGAGATACTATCCGCACTTCTCGGGCGTCGGGCGGTCGTACGACTACTATCCCGCAGGCGGCGCGAAACCCGAGGACGGCGTGGTCAACGCGGCCGTCGGCCTGGGGAAGACGATAGTCGATGGCGGAGTATCGCTCAGGTTCTCACCGAAGCATCCCGGCATCCTGCCCCAGTTCACCGGGGTCCGCGACATGCTCTCCCTCTCTCAGAGGACTCTGTGGGCGCTCGACATGAGCAGCGGCGCAGGAGCGGGGATGGACGAGGAGGAGGACCAGTACCTCCTGAGGCTCGGCCTCGAGGATGCCGAGAGGGACGGCATACTGGACTGGCTCGCCTCGACCTACTCGCCCGAGGACGACAGGGTCTATGACGGGATAGCGAGGTCCGGTGCGAGGGTGGTGGACTTCGCCCACGTGCTCAAGAACCGAGTCTTCCCTCTCGCGGAGATATCGGACTCGGTCCTCGAGATAGGGCGCAGGGCCATGAACTGCCCGGTCGAGATAGAGTTCGCGGGCGTCCTGTCCGGGAGGACGGCTCTTCCCGCCGAGTTCTCGCTCCTTCAGATAAGGCCGATGGTCGCGGGCGACGAGCTCGTCACGGTCGATCTCGACGGAGTGGACACCGGAGGAGCGCTCTGCTCGAGCGGGCGCGTACTGGGGAACGGAACCCGGAGCGACATCGCCGACATCGTGTTCGTGAAGCCGGACAGCTTCCAGGCTGCGAACACGAAGATGATCGCGAGGGAGATCGACTCGTTCAACACCGTCCTCGCCCGGGAGGGCAGGCCGTACCTGCTCGCGGGTCCGGGCCGCTGGGGTTCCTCCGATCCGTGGCTGGGCGTCCCCGTGAACTGGAGCCAGATAAGCGGGGTGAAGGCGATAATCGAAGTCACGCTTCCCGGGATGAATGTAGATCCGTCGCAGGGGTCGCACTTCTTCCAGAACATGACTTCGCTGCGGATAGGATACTTCACGGTGTCGCACTCCGATTCGACGGAGCTGATGGACTGGCAGTGGCTGCTGTCCCTGCCCGCGGCAGGGGAGACCGCATCGGTGAGGCATGTCAGGCTCGAGAATCCCCTGACCGTCATGATAGACGGAAGGAGCGGGCGGGGGCTGGTGCTCAAGCCGCGCTGA
- a CDS encoding sulfide/dihydroorotate dehydrogenase-like FAD/NAD-binding protein: MEPGRIVSKKPLGPDVTMYWVFAPDIARRRKPGQFVIVRIAGQGERIPLTIADADPEAGTLSLVVQSVGKSTRQMAMLEEGSSLQDIAGPLGTPTHIERFGTVICCGGGIGTAPLHPITQALHEAGNRVLTVLCARTAGLLVMVEEMGKVSDEVLVMTDDGSRGTKGLATDGIRIVAGRVPAVDHAFVIGPPVMMKFASAVTRELGIPTTVSLNPIMIDGTGMCGCCRVTVGGRTRFACVDGPEFDGHQVDFDELMRRLSAYRDQERSAMEHFEGGCMLTGSGGHGSEG, from the coding sequence GTGGAACCCGGCAGGATCGTATCAAAGAAGCCACTCGGTCCGGATGTGACGATGTACTGGGTGTTCGCGCCCGATATCGCGAGGCGTCGCAAACCCGGCCAGTTCGTGATAGTTAGGATCGCGGGCCAGGGCGAGCGGATCCCGCTCACGATAGCCGATGCCGATCCCGAAGCCGGGACCTTGAGCCTCGTCGTGCAGTCCGTGGGCAAATCCACCCGGCAGATGGCGATGCTCGAGGAGGGTTCGAGCCTGCAGGACATCGCAGGCCCCCTGGGCACGCCGACGCACATCGAGCGGTTCGGGACCGTGATCTGCTGCGGCGGCGGCATCGGCACGGCACCTCTCCATCCCATCACGCAGGCGCTTCACGAGGCCGGCAACAGGGTCCTGACCGTGCTGTGCGCCCGGACTGCAGGCCTGCTGGTGATGGTGGAGGAGATGGGGAAGGTCAGCGACGAGGTGCTGGTGATGACCGACGACGGCTCCAGGGGCACGAAGGGGCTGGCCACCGACGGGATCAGGATCGTCGCGGGGCGCGTGCCGGCCGTGGACCATGCGTTCGTCATCGGCCCCCCCGTGATGATGAAGTTCGCGAGCGCCGTCACCAGGGAGCTCGGCATACCGACCACCGTCAGCCTGAACCCGATAATGATCGACGGCACCGGGATGTGCGGATGCTGCCGGGTTACGGTCGGCGGCAGGACGCGGTTCGCCTGCGTCGACGGCCCGGAGTTCGACGGACACCAGGTGGACTTCGACGAGCTGATGAGGCGGCTGTCCGCGTACAGGGACCAGGAGCGCTCCGCCATGGAGCATTTCGAGGGCGGGTGCATGCTCACCGGATCGGGGGGACATGGAAGCGAAGGATAG
- the gltA gene encoding NADPH-dependent glutamate synthase: MEAKDRLAIPPQPMPEQAPSERIGNLREVPLGFTPEAAVVEARRCLQCRKAFCTEGCPVGVDIPGFLEAVERGDFASGIGIIRRRNALPAVCGRVCPQEQQCQLACTVGKFHHDPGKSVSIGRIERFLADWERETGAAQASVKAPPTGRRVAVIGSGPAGLTVAGDLILLGHSVTVFEALHQAGGVLVYGIPEFRLPKAIVRREVELLGNLGVEFRLDTIAGRTRPVDELVREYDAVFIGSGAGLPKFQGIPGENLLGVYSANEYLTRANLMKAYDFPAADTPIQRGRTVVTVGGGNVAMDCARTALRMGAERSLVVYRRSEAEMPARREEVHHAREEGVEFHLLENPVEITGGRGGWVEGVRIVRMTLGEPDSSGRRRSIPIEGSEFVQEADEVLVAIGNSPNPLVPSSFPEIETTRWGGIVVNEATGQTSVRGVFAGGDIVLGAATVILAMGQGRIAARAMHAYLSTGRWEGLEEITGAEGGQS; the protein is encoded by the coding sequence ATGGAAGCGAAGGATAGGCTGGCGATACCGCCCCAGCCCATGCCCGAGCAGGCTCCGTCGGAGAGGATCGGGAACCTGCGCGAGGTCCCCCTCGGCTTCACCCCGGAGGCGGCCGTGGTCGAGGCGAGGCGCTGCCTGCAGTGCAGGAAGGCGTTCTGCACCGAGGGCTGCCCCGTGGGAGTGGACATCCCGGGTTTCCTCGAGGCCGTGGAGAGGGGCGATTTCGCGTCAGGCATCGGGATCATCAGGAGGAGGAACGCGCTCCCCGCGGTCTGCGGCAGGGTCTGTCCGCAGGAGCAGCAGTGCCAGCTCGCCTGCACGGTGGGCAAGTTCCACCACGATCCCGGGAAGTCAGTGAGCATAGGCAGGATAGAGCGCTTCCTCGCGGACTGGGAGAGGGAGACCGGGGCGGCACAGGCCTCCGTGAAGGCTCCCCCCACCGGCAGGAGGGTCGCCGTGATCGGGAGCGGCCCGGCCGGGCTCACCGTGGCGGGCGACCTCATCCTCCTCGGGCATTCCGTCACCGTGTTCGAGGCCCTTCACCAGGCCGGAGGCGTCCTCGTCTACGGCATCCCCGAGTTCAGGCTCCCCAAGGCCATCGTGAGGCGCGAGGTGGAGCTGCTCGGGAATCTCGGGGTCGAGTTCAGGCTCGACACGATCGCGGGCAGGACCCGCCCCGTGGACGAGCTGGTGCGCGAGTACGACGCCGTGTTCATCGGGTCGGGCGCAGGGCTCCCGAAGTTCCAGGGGATCCCCGGAGAGAACCTCCTGGGGGTCTATTCGGCCAACGAGTACCTGACCCGGGCCAACCTGATGAAGGCTTATGACTTCCCTGCAGCGGACACCCCCATCCAGAGGGGGAGGACCGTGGTGACCGTCGGGGGGGGCAACGTGGCGATGGACTGCGCCCGGACCGCCCTCAGGATGGGCGCCGAACGATCCCTCGTCGTGTACAGGAGATCGGAGGCGGAGATGCCCGCCCGCCGCGAGGAGGTCCATCACGCCCGGGAGGAGGGCGTCGAGTTCCACCTCCTCGAGAACCCGGTCGAGATAACCGGAGGGCGGGGGGGCTGGGTCGAGGGCGTCAGGATCGTGCGCATGACCCTGGGCGAGCCGGACTCGTCCGGGCGCCGCAGATCCATCCCGATCGAAGGATCGGAATTCGTGCAGGAGGCCGACGAGGTGCTGGTGGCCATCGGGAACAGCCCGAACCCGCTCGTCCCGTCGTCGTTCCCGGAGATCGAGACCACACGGTGGGGCGGGATAGTGGTGAACGAGGCGACCGGGCAGACTTCCGTCAGGGGGGTCTTCGCCGGTGGCGACATCGTCCTCGGTGCCGCCACCGTGATCCTCGCGATGGGGCAGGGCCGAATAGCCGCGCGGGCGATGCATGCATACCTCTCCACCGGAAGGTGGGAGGGGCTGGAAGAGATAACCGGAGCGGAGGGGGGCCAGAGTTGA
- a CDS encoding response regulator has product MKGRVLIIDDEAEIRRNLTVGLTQEGYGATACPDGISAIHELNRAGTAGEGYDFLVTDIFMPDIDGMKILKVIKNQYPDLPVLVITAFGDDRLKYTALSEANTAYLDKPFEIDDLVRALESLSPGAATGAPEASADKGEPVVRESVSAYLTVRITEPERSMEIFNDLRSLEGVQSCDAVRGDVDIILLGQASSPEGIRAIFSRVGAVRGVEVVSVSPVERPRLDRDVSEFIESYRRTVKVQTGTEARRQPGTTSYIIADIDPGSIQKIFTTVFFIDEVIFCDVTDDGRRLVGMITGQGAVGRTPRIVEKLSQIDGVLRVREARVIRLVDE; this is encoded by the coding sequence TTGAAGGGCAGGGTGCTGATAATCGACGACGAAGCCGAGATAAGGCGCAACCTGACTGTGGGTCTGACCCAGGAGGGGTACGGCGCCACCGCCTGCCCCGACGGCATCTCCGCCATACACGAGCTGAACAGGGCGGGCACCGCCGGCGAGGGATACGACTTCCTCGTCACGGACATATTCATGCCCGACATCGACGGTATGAAGATCCTCAAGGTCATCAAGAACCAGTACCCGGACCTGCCGGTGCTCGTGATCACGGCCTTCGGCGACGACAGGCTGAAGTACACCGCCCTCTCGGAGGCCAACACGGCCTATCTGGACAAGCCATTCGAGATCGACGACCTGGTCCGGGCGCTGGAGTCGCTGTCGCCGGGGGCCGCCACCGGGGCGCCGGAGGCGTCGGCGGACAAGGGCGAACCGGTCGTCAGGGAGTCCGTGAGCGCCTATCTGACGGTGAGGATCACCGAGCCCGAGAGGAGCATGGAGATCTTCAACGACCTGAGGTCCCTGGAGGGAGTGCAGTCCTGCGACGCGGTGCGGGGTGACGTGGACATCATCCTCCTCGGGCAGGCCTCCTCCCCCGAGGGCATCAGGGCGATCTTCTCCCGGGTGGGCGCGGTGCGGGGCGTGGAAGTCGTCTCCGTCTCGCCCGTCGAGAGGCCCAGGCTGGACAGGGACGTCAGCGAGTTCATCGAATCCTACCGCAGGACCGTGAAGGTCCAGACCGGGACCGAGGCCAGGAGGCAGCCCGGGACCACGAGCTACATCATCGCGGACATAGACCCGGGCTCGATCCAGAAGATCTTCACCACGGTCTTCTTCATCGACGAGGTGATCTTCTGCGACGTGACGGACGACGGCAGGAGGCTCGTCGGGATGATCACGGGGCAGGGGGCCGTGGGCAGGACTCCGAGGATCGTCGAGAAGCTGAGCCAGATCGACGGCGTTCTCAGGGTGCGCGAGGCCAGAGTCATCCGACTCGTAGACGAGTAA
- the nuoE gene encoding NADH-quinone oxidoreductase subunit NuoE → MAQESFNYRLWRYDGAPGELIPLLQSAQEHFGYIPRGAIRHISSVTGVPEAGIYGVITFYSQFRLQPMGRYVIRICDGTACHVSASRQLLDAIRDELSIEIGETDAESLFTLTTVACLGCCSLAPVMMINDETFGRLTPAAVRKILKDFRRRRDAEGNGSAATGCGVEN, encoded by the coding sequence ATGGCCCAGGAATCGTTCAACTACAGGCTCTGGAGATACGACGGCGCCCCGGGCGAGCTGATCCCGCTGCTCCAGTCAGCCCAGGAGCACTTCGGGTACATCCCGAGGGGGGCGATAAGGCACATCTCCTCCGTGACGGGGGTGCCCGAGGCAGGCATCTACGGGGTCATCACCTTCTACAGCCAGTTCAGGCTGCAGCCGATGGGCCGGTATGTGATCAGGATCTGCGACGGGACGGCATGTCACGTCTCTGCTTCACGGCAGCTCCTCGACGCGATCAGGGACGAGCTCTCCATAGAGATAGGCGAGACCGACGCCGAGAGCCTCTTCACCCTCACCACGGTGGCCTGCCTCGGGTGCTGCTCCCTCGCGCCGGTGATGATGATCAACGACGAGACGTTCGGAAGGCTCACCCCGGCCGCGGTGAGGAAGATCCTGAAGGATTTCCGCCGCCGCCGCGACGCCGAAGGGAACGGATCGGCCGCCACCGGATGCGGGGTGGAGAATTGA
- a CDS encoding NADH-quinone oxidoreductase subunit NuoF produces MKRIIVGMGTCGLSAGAQAAYDALKPLAEGSDCGLSISGCIGMCFREPLVEVRDGDRCFVYGEVTPERAVEIWRRHVQGGEVVSEWVIHSRGPGVDDAGTEKDFLSLQKRIVLRNCGIIDPESIAEYEATGGYAALRRALFEMTPGSIIQEIKDSGLRGRGGGGFPTGLKWSLAAANPGDVKYLVCNADEGDPGAFMDRSVLESDPHSVLEGMMIAARAIGTSIGYVYCRAEYPLAIRRLEKALADARGRGYLGRDILGSGMDFDITIKQGAGAFVCGEETALFASIEGERGMPRIRPPFPAEKGLWRRPTNNNNVETYANVPWIIANGSAAFAAIGTEKSRGTKVFALAGRVAKGGLAEVPMGMSINDLVFRIGGGIKQGRAFKAVQMGGPSGGCIPASLGDTPVDFENIPRTGAIMGSGGMVVLDDTTCMVEIARFFLEFTQNESCGKCTFCRIGTLRMLEVLERITRGEGTPEDLGRLDELARRIKEASLCALGQTAPNPVLSTMRYFREEYEAHIDRHACPAGNCLALVEFSIDPALCTGCTLCARNCPVGAISGERKQPHRIDKDKCVKCGRCISSCNFGAVKKA; encoded by the coding sequence TTGAAGAGGATCATCGTCGGAATGGGAACCTGCGGGCTCTCCGCGGGGGCGCAGGCTGCGTACGACGCGCTGAAGCCGCTCGCCGAAGGCTCCGACTGCGGGCTGTCCATCTCGGGCTGCATCGGGATGTGCTTCAGGGAGCCGCTGGTCGAGGTGCGCGACGGCGACAGGTGCTTCGTCTACGGAGAGGTGACCCCGGAGAGGGCCGTCGAGATCTGGAGGCGCCACGTCCAGGGCGGCGAGGTCGTCTCCGAGTGGGTGATCCACTCCAGGGGACCGGGGGTCGACGACGCCGGTACGGAGAAGGACTTCCTCTCGCTCCAGAAGAGGATCGTCCTGCGCAACTGCGGGATCATCGATCCCGAGTCCATCGCGGAGTACGAGGCGACCGGCGGCTATGCCGCCCTTCGGAGAGCGCTCTTCGAGATGACGCCCGGATCGATCATCCAGGAGATCAAGGACTCGGGGCTCAGGGGCAGGGGGGGCGGAGGGTTCCCGACCGGGCTCAAGTGGTCCCTCGCCGCGGCGAACCCTGGTGACGTCAAATACCTGGTCTGCAACGCCGACGAGGGCGACCCCGGGGCGTTCATGGACAGGTCGGTGCTCGAGAGCGACCCCCATTCGGTGCTCGAGGGCATGATGATCGCCGCCAGGGCGATCGGGACGTCGATCGGCTACGTCTACTGCCGCGCAGAGTATCCGCTTGCGATCAGGCGGCTCGAGAAGGCTCTGGCGGACGCCCGCGGCCGCGGATACCTGGGACGGGACATACTCGGCTCCGGCATGGACTTCGACATCACGATAAAGCAGGGGGCCGGGGCCTTCGTGTGCGGCGAGGAGACCGCCCTCTTCGCGTCGATCGAGGGCGAGCGCGGGATGCCGAGGATAAGGCCCCCGTTCCCTGCGGAGAAGGGCCTCTGGCGCAGACCCACCAACAACAACAACGTGGAGACATACGCCAACGTGCCCTGGATCATCGCGAACGGGTCGGCCGCCTTCGCTGCGATAGGCACCGAGAAGAGCAGGGGGACGAAGGTCTTCGCGCTCGCAGGCAGGGTGGCGAAGGGCGGCCTGGCCGAGGTCCCCATGGGGATGAGCATAAACGACCTCGTCTTCAGGATCGGCGGCGGCATCAAACAGGGCAGGGCGTTCAAGGCCGTCCAGATGGGCGGACCCTCCGGCGGGTGCATCCCCGCCTCGCTCGGCGACACGCCGGTGGACTTCGAGAACATCCCCAGGACGGGTGCGATCATGGGCTCGGGCGGGATGGTCGTGCTCGACGACACCACATGCATGGTGGAGATCGCAAGGTTCTTCCTCGAGTTCACCCAGAACGAGTCCTGCGGAAAGTGCACGTTCTGCAGGATAGGCACTCTCAGGATGCTGGAGGTGCTCGAGCGCATCACCAGGGGCGAGGGCACGCCGGAAGACCTCGGCCGGCTGGACGAGCTGGCGAGGAGGATCAAGGAGGCGAGCCTCTGCGCGCTGGGGCAGACCGCGCCCAACCCTGTCCTCAGCACGATGAGGTACTTCAGGGAGGAGTACGAGGCGCACATCGACCGCCACGCCTGCCCGGCGGGCAACTGCCTGGCGCTCGTGGAGTTCTCGATCGATCCCGCCCTCTGCACCGGCTGCACTCTCTGCGCGAGGAACTGCCCTGTCGGCGCGATCTCGGGCGAGAGGAAGCAGCCGCACAGGATCGACAAAGACAAGTGCGTGAAGTGCGGCAGGTGCATATCCAGCTGCAACTTCGGCGCCGTGAAGAAAGCGTAG